Proteins encoded by one window of Thermococcus sp.:
- a CDS encoding DUF996 domain-containing protein has translation MVNVAGEKNLGMWGAVIALVGSFIPYVGIVISLVGFILVLVALHRVGEAVEDGRPFRNYLYAVITLMSVLILVLVVSLSLTGLASMGVQTSESFSGSTTVTPGENVVITQNYGGSNTGIVMSIFGMLLLVVAVAIVSAYFEMKAWSAMYEITGTKEFKDAASWFKWGAITTIILVGLLLILVARIFVILGFNNMPEELNVEGEKGGQDISVF, from the coding sequence ATGGTCAACGTAGCAGGTGAGAAAAACCTTGGCATGTGGGGTGCGGTTATAGCGCTCGTCGGCAGTTTCATTCCCTATGTGGGCATCGTCATCTCACTCGTTGGCTTCATACTCGTCCTCGTGGCCCTGCACAGGGTAGGGGAGGCAGTTGAAGACGGCAGACCCTTCAGAAACTATCTCTACGCGGTCATAACCTTAATGTCGGTGCTGATCCTGGTCTTGGTGGTCTCGTTGAGCCTCACGGGTCTCGCCAGTATGGGTGTCCAGACGAGCGAGAGTTTCTCCGGTTCCACTACGGTAACCCCAGGCGAAAACGTCGTAATAACACAGAACTACGGTGGATCGAACACGGGCATCGTAATGTCGATCTTTGGAATGTTGCTCCTCGTCGTCGCGGTGGCCATCGTCAGCGCGTACTTTGAGATGAAGGCCTGGAGTGCGATGTACGAGATAACCGGGACGAAGGAGTTCAAAGACGCCGCCAGCTGGTTCAAGTGGGGGGCCATCACCACAATAATACTGGTGGGGCTCCTGTTGATACTGGTGGCTAGGATATTCGTCATCCTTGGGTTCAACAACATGCCCGAGGAGCTGAACGTCGAAGGGGAGAAAGGAGGGCAAGACATCTCGGTCTTCTGA
- a CDS encoding DUF996 domain-containing protein, with product MDVRREKSLGLVGSILVLIGGFLGIIPYVGVFLGTTSLIGQVLILIALKGLGDKLGDERPFRYYLYAVVVSIGIAAVAVVFMLIGIVSAPGFVDHPTGTNTIGIGLLGTAILLLLAGAIIGIYFTIKTWRAAYEITKIEEFKKTANFLMWGAITLIILVGLILLFVAAIYQILAFANMPEEIETGQDDEMVAVF from the coding sequence GTGGACGTTCGAAGAGAGAAGAGCCTCGGACTTGTGGGATCTATTCTCGTGCTGATCGGAGGGTTCCTTGGGATTATTCCCTACGTTGGGGTGTTCCTGGGAACGACTTCGTTGATAGGCCAGGTGCTCATCCTCATAGCCCTCAAAGGCCTCGGGGACAAACTTGGAGATGAGAGGCCGTTCAGGTATTACCTCTACGCAGTCGTCGTTAGCATAGGCATCGCCGCCGTTGCTGTGGTGTTCATGCTGATCGGGATAGTCTCTGCACCTGGGTTCGTTGACCACCCAACGGGCACGAACACCATTGGAATCGGCCTGCTCGGGACGGCCATACTCCTCCTGCTTGCGGGGGCAATAATCGGGATATACTTCACGATAAAGACCTGGAGAGCAGCGTACGAGATTACAAAAATTGAGGAGTTCAAAAAAACCGCGAACTTCCTGATGTGGGGAGCGATAACACTCATAATCCTCGTTGGGCTTATACTGCTCTTCGTGGCGGCGATCTACCAGATACTCGCCTTTGCAAACATGCCGGAGGAGATCGAAACCGGGCAGGATGATGAGATGGTGGCCGTCTTCTAA
- the nuoI gene encoding NADH-quinone oxidoreductase subunit NuoI, which translates to MKMPARVVGEEKVKIKKSFVKPWMGIKYLFKKPVTIKIPFEKIEPAPKYRGFHTLNWKTCVGCNFCGQICPARAIEMTWIEGEKRPHPKVDYGRCTFCQFCVDVCPTGALGFSENFYLTTSGLEEDLELYDWVPIHPDKVRELNEKFGDYRFPVEKIEKKGDGIYVYHLRDGDKLEFKILGYGLRPPAAARPKPAAKPVAKSPAKKEEPGAGKPAEKKTSTAEDKPQ; encoded by the coding sequence ATGAAGATGCCCGCGAGAGTCGTTGGAGAAGAGAAAGTCAAGATCAAGAAGTCCTTCGTCAAGCCCTGGATGGGGATAAAGTACCTGTTCAAGAAGCCGGTAACCATCAAGATACCCTTCGAGAAGATAGAGCCCGCACCGAAGTACAGGGGATTCCACACGCTGAACTGGAAGACCTGTGTCGGCTGTAACTTCTGCGGCCAGATATGCCCGGCTAGGGCCATAGAGATGACCTGGATAGAAGGGGAGAAGAGACCCCACCCAAAGGTGGACTACGGTCGCTGTACCTTCTGCCAGTTCTGCGTCGACGTCTGCCCAACGGGAGCGCTTGGCTTCAGTGAGAACTTCTATCTCACTACCAGTGGACTGGAAGAGGATCTCGAGCTTTACGATTGGGTGCCGATACACCCGGACAAAGTCAGGGAACTCAACGAGAAGTTCGGGGACTACCGCTTCCCCGTTGAGAAGATAGAAAAGAAGGGCGATGGAATTTACGTCTACCATCTCCGCGACGGAGACAAGCTGGAGTTCAAGATACTCGGCTACGGTCTGAGGCCTCCTGCGGCGGCCAGACCAAAGCCAGCGGCAAAACCCGTCGCAAAGTCTCCTGCGAAGAAGGAAGAGCCCGGCGCAGGCAAGCCTGCCGAGAAGAAGACCTCCACCGCCGAAGATAAGCCCCAATGA
- a CDS encoding NADH-quinone oxidoreductase subunit D, with the protein MANVEVPKELREEAKQHDMYLHPIDKDVYELFFGPQHMATENFSIILKMDGNRIEKAIVNPGFLHRGFEKLAEGRPYFSNIALILRICVPESDVPENIYSMAVDEIVGWEVPDRAIWIRNVVLEMARMSSWMFWIMGFGNEIGLYTAGQWAAAYRERFMRLFEELTGGRVYHIYTVPGGVRRDIPGDHWLRQLRDTVEYIKSKMKDFDEILFDNYITFERTEGVGVMDKRFALKHAVTGPNLRAVGIPYDVRKDDPYYLYDQLDFEIPVLKEGDSLARTLVRRYEIEQDLYILEQLLDMGPPSGPYMVQDARLKALPRFKPPKGDAYAHVESTKGDFGAYVVSDGSHKPYRAHFRGPSQSHGVTVLEELLKGARIADVPVILKTLDNCPPDIDR; encoded by the coding sequence ATGGCAAACGTCGAGGTTCCAAAAGAGTTGAGAGAAGAGGCAAAGCAACATGATATGTACCTCCACCCCATAGACAAGGACGTCTATGAGCTTTTCTTCGGCCCACAGCATATGGCAACCGAAAACTTCAGCATAATCCTCAAAATGGACGGCAACAGGATAGAGAAGGCGATAGTCAATCCCGGCTTCCTCCACAGGGGCTTTGAGAAGCTCGCCGAGGGTAGGCCCTACTTCAGCAACATCGCTTTAATCCTGCGTATCTGCGTTCCGGAAAGCGACGTTCCCGAGAACATTTACTCGATGGCAGTTGACGAGATAGTCGGCTGGGAGGTTCCAGACAGAGCTATATGGATAAGGAACGTCGTCCTTGAGATGGCAAGGATGAGCTCCTGGATGTTCTGGATAATGGGCTTTGGAAACGAGATAGGCCTCTACACCGCCGGCCAGTGGGCGGCAGCATACCGTGAGAGGTTCATGCGCCTCTTTGAGGAACTCACTGGAGGAAGGGTATACCACATCTACACCGTGCCTGGTGGCGTTAGAAGGGACATCCCCGGCGACCACTGGTTGAGGCAACTCCGCGACACGGTGGAGTACATAAAGAGCAAGATGAAAGATTTCGACGAGATACTCTTCGACAACTACATTACCTTCGAGAGGACTGAGGGAGTAGGGGTAATGGACAAAAGGTTTGCCCTCAAGCACGCCGTAACCGGTCCGAACCTGAGGGCCGTTGGCATCCCGTACGACGTCAGGAAGGACGACCCGTACTATCTCTACGACCAGCTCGACTTCGAGATTCCTGTCCTCAAGGAGGGTGACAGCCTCGCGAGAACCCTCGTCAGAAGGTACGAGATAGAGCAGGATCTCTACATCCTCGAGCAGCTCCTCGACATGGGGCCGCCAAGCGGACCGTATATGGTTCAGGACGCACGCTTAAAGGCCCTTCCAAGGTTCAAGCCACCCAAAGGAGACGCCTACGCCCACGTCGAGAGCACGAAGGGTGACTTCGGGGCCTACGTAGTGAGTGACGGAAGCCACAAGCCCTACAGAGCGCACTTCCGCGGACCAAGCCAGAGCCACGGAGTTACTGTGCTTGAGGAGCTCTTGAAGGGGGCACGCATTGCGGACGTACCGGTCATATTGAAGACCCTTGACAACTGCCCGCCGGACATAGACAGGTGA
- a CDS encoding NADH-quinone oxidoreductase subunit C: MDMNEKKAGESKVEEAKPVEEAKPVPDTKEGRLIKALTEKAPYAEGNVRRERRVEFKVPAGRLHDFLELASEEFEMLMQISTVDWLKEGEFELIYQLWSVSEGIHAFIRTRISRDNAKLPTVMDIWPVAETYERESHEFFGVIFEGNPRLGPFILEPREYEKHPLRKDFNTLGYAKTIYGEDFDRYDESKTNYVI; encoded by the coding sequence ATGGATATGAACGAGAAAAAGGCGGGAGAGAGTAAAGTCGAGGAAGCAAAACCCGTTGAAGAGGCCAAGCCAGTTCCCGACACCAAGGAGGGGAGACTCATTAAGGCACTCACCGAGAAGGCACCGTACGCCGAGGGCAACGTCAGACGCGAGAGAAGGGTCGAATTCAAGGTCCCGGCGGGGAGGTTACACGACTTCCTCGAGCTTGCAAGCGAGGAGTTTGAGATGCTCATGCAGATAAGCACCGTGGACTGGCTGAAGGAGGGGGAGTTTGAACTCATCTACCAGCTCTGGAGCGTGAGCGAAGGAATCCACGCCTTCATCAGGACGAGGATTTCAAGGGACAACGCAAAACTGCCCACCGTCATGGACATCTGGCCGGTTGCCGAGACATACGAGAGAGAATCCCATGAGTTCTTTGGGGTAATCTTCGAGGGCAACCCACGCCTCGGACCGTTCATCCTCGAACCTAGGGAGTACGAGAAGCATCCACTCAGGAAAGACTTCAACACACTCGGCTACGCCAAGACCATCTATGGGGAAGACTTCGACAGGTATGATGAGAGCAAGACGAACTACGTGATATGA
- a CDS encoding NADH-quinone oxidoreductase subunit B family protein — MSEMKGVNENDGVIHYELQEFKLFEPLFRWARKKSLWIVAFCTGCGGIEMPPLANARYDFERFGVMVNPSPRMADLFLITGYVTPKTLKRIIVTYEMMQGPKYILAHGSCPINGGVYWDSYNVVKQLDRYIPIDVAIAGCMPRAEAVMDGILEVMRRIEKGKADGWKRYHDNYEWYKKNQDELFGEGWREKEAKRWLAWI; from the coding sequence ATGAGCGAGATGAAAGGGGTTAACGAAAACGACGGCGTCATACACTACGAACTCCAGGAGTTCAAGCTCTTCGAGCCGCTGTTCAGGTGGGCTAGGAAGAAGAGCCTCTGGATAGTGGCGTTCTGTACCGGATGCGGCGGTATCGAGATGCCGCCGCTGGCCAACGCCAGGTACGACTTTGAACGCTTTGGCGTCATGGTCAACCCATCGCCGAGGATGGCCGACCTGTTCCTCATAACGGGCTATGTAACGCCTAAAACCCTCAAAAGGATAATCGTGACGTATGAGATGATGCAGGGGCCGAAGTACATCCTCGCCCACGGTTCATGCCCGATAAACGGCGGCGTTTACTGGGATTCCTACAACGTCGTCAAGCAACTTGACAGATACATACCCATCGACGTGGCCATAGCAGGGTGCATGCCGAGGGCCGAGGCTGTCATGGATGGGATACTGGAGGTAATGCGCAGGATAGAGAAAGGAAAAGCGGACGGCTGGAAACGCTATCATGATAACTACGAGTGGTACAAGAAGAATCAGGACGAACTGTTCGGTGAGGGATGGCGCGAGAAGGAGGCAAAGAGGTGGTTGGCATGGATATGA
- a CDS encoding respiratory chain complex I subunit 1 family protein gives MIYWKLILEAIGILIYATLVGFLFMGIERKAIARIQRRVGPPIYQPLIDTLKLLGKKESVSHGLIYDFGPVFALGATITALLFIPVANFRLFSTNADLIVVAYLLEVPMLGIMLGAMSSGNPFSALGVQRGLLTMVAMQLPYGLAIIALVQHWGTFKLNEIVALQGIHGWSIFVPALLLAMIVFDIVFQAMLGLEPFDIISAPAEISMGPMLEYGGKQAAILFTQHAIQLFAETTFFTILFLGGASNLLTLFIKQLAVLFIAIFVASIYPRFTIDQAAKFFWKWPTILGIIAVLLTV, from the coding sequence ATGATATACTGGAAACTCATCCTTGAGGCGATTGGAATACTCATCTACGCGACGCTGGTGGGCTTCCTGTTCATGGGCATCGAGAGAAAGGCTATAGCAAGGATACAAAGGAGGGTGGGTCCTCCAATATACCAGCCGCTCATAGATACCCTCAAGCTCCTCGGGAAGAAGGAGAGCGTCAGCCACGGCTTAATCTACGACTTTGGACCGGTGTTCGCCCTCGGAGCCACCATAACGGCGCTCCTCTTCATCCCGGTAGCAAACTTCAGGCTCTTCAGCACCAACGCCGATTTAATCGTAGTTGCCTACCTACTCGAGGTGCCGATGCTTGGAATAATGCTTGGTGCGATGAGTTCGGGCAACCCGTTTTCAGCGTTGGGTGTCCAGCGTGGCCTACTTACAATGGTGGCGATGCAGTTACCTTACGGACTGGCGATAATAGCGCTCGTTCAGCACTGGGGAACCTTCAAGCTCAACGAGATAGTGGCCCTACAAGGAATCCACGGATGGAGCATCTTTGTCCCGGCGCTCCTCCTGGCGATGATAGTCTTTGACATAGTCTTCCAGGCGATGCTAGGTTTGGAGCCGTTCGACATCATAAGTGCTCCAGCGGAAATATCCATGGGTCCGATGCTGGAGTACGGTGGCAAGCAGGCGGCGATACTCTTCACCCAGCACGCGATACAGCTCTTCGCGGAGACGACATTCTTCACAATACTCTTCCTTGGCGGGGCGAGCAACCTACTGACCCTCTTCATCAAGCAACTCGCGGTGCTCTTCATAGCGATATTCGTCGCCAGCATCTACCCGAGGTTCACCATCGACCAAGCGGCCAAGTTCTTCTGGAAGTGGCCGACCATACTGGGAATAATAGCCGTTTTGCTCACGGTGTGA
- a CDS encoding proton-conducting transporter membrane subunit, which yields MNGIPIILFTPLLAGVLAWVFDFKGVRETIGLIGAAVPLAYLAKLYTEVTTNPLNYSITVGGFTLHFQLSTMSWYFTAVASTVALAMAFGMVSTSRRGYEWLFALMSFTGVLGVFLSQDFISFFLLWELMTFASFMMVLRRNRHESLKYFVLSVIGAYSMLLAIGILYAKTGSFDFNTIRQALLMDVSLGTIGKGETILLFTLFLTAFGVKAGAFPLHVWAPGAYSETDQSYTSFFSGALSKAGVYGILLIYILMGYKLYAELGTFHGHLTFAYIIAWIGAITVVVASFLAVLQEDIRKLFAYSSVGQVGYILLAFGTGTSLGLMGGLFHVLSHAVFKGLFWLVTAAIILRTGKTQFKDMGGLARKMPYTFAMGLIAVLSLAGIPPMAGFASKWLIYEAAISAHMPLVAGAIFLGSGLAFAYVVRFLYGVWYGQTPSDLKDVKEAPVSLLIAMTILAIPNVLFGVAPGLVTKYLNKVLGGQVIGGTYTKLITPHGTYNALLVTVILLFGLSVAGLIYVYGARARKIAVTDTYQSGNPVTEDYNLSIRKNFYRPLAEALDFWLKYSWDRFYERLARLFEDFADWLREGFYNGNVQSYSWYLAIILLILALWGVL from the coding sequence ATGAACGGGATCCCGATTATCCTATTTACCCCCCTGCTCGCAGGGGTTCTCGCGTGGGTCTTTGACTTCAAGGGGGTTAGGGAGACGATAGGACTAATCGGTGCCGCGGTGCCCTTAGCCTACCTCGCCAAGCTCTACACCGAAGTTACGACCAACCCCCTGAACTACTCGATTACGGTGGGCGGGTTTACCCTCCACTTCCAGCTGAGCACTATGAGCTGGTACTTCACCGCGGTGGCCTCAACGGTAGCCCTAGCCATGGCCTTCGGAATGGTTTCCACATCAAGACGGGGCTACGAGTGGCTCTTCGCCCTCATGAGCTTCACCGGTGTGCTGGGTGTTTTCCTGAGCCAGGACTTCATCAGCTTCTTCCTGCTCTGGGAGCTGATGACCTTCGCGAGCTTCATGATGGTCTTGAGGAGGAACCGGCACGAATCGCTCAAGTACTTCGTGCTCAGCGTTATAGGTGCGTACTCAATGCTCCTTGCCATAGGCATCCTCTACGCCAAAACCGGCTCCTTTGACTTCAACACGATAAGACAGGCCCTCCTAATGGACGTCTCCCTCGGAACCATCGGAAAGGGCGAGACGATACTGCTCTTCACGCTGTTCCTCACGGCATTTGGCGTCAAGGCCGGGGCATTTCCACTCCACGTCTGGGCGCCGGGAGCGTACAGTGAGACCGACCAGAGCTACACCAGCTTCTTCAGCGGGGCTTTAAGCAAGGCGGGTGTTTATGGAATACTGCTCATCTACATCCTGATGGGCTATAAACTCTACGCCGAACTTGGGACCTTCCACGGCCACCTGACCTTCGCCTATATAATAGCCTGGATAGGTGCCATCACCGTCGTGGTCGCAAGCTTCCTCGCGGTTCTGCAAGAGGACATACGGAAGCTCTTTGCCTACTCATCAGTTGGGCAGGTGGGTTACATCCTCCTCGCCTTCGGAACCGGCACGAGCCTCGGACTCATGGGAGGACTCTTCCACGTGCTCAGCCATGCGGTCTTCAAGGGTCTGTTCTGGCTCGTCACTGCCGCAATAATTCTCCGGACAGGGAAGACCCAGTTTAAAGACATGGGGGGCCTTGCAAGGAAGATGCCCTACACCTTTGCGATGGGTCTCATAGCGGTGCTCAGCCTCGCAGGAATACCCCCAATGGCCGGCTTCGCGAGCAAGTGGCTCATATATGAAGCAGCTATAAGCGCTCACATGCCGCTCGTCGCTGGTGCGATATTCCTCGGAAGCGGCCTGGCCTTTGCCTACGTGGTCAGGTTCCTCTACGGAGTCTGGTACGGTCAGACCCCGAGCGACCTTAAGGATGTTAAAGAGGCTCCCGTCTCGCTCCTTATAGCAATGACCATACTTGCAATACCGAACGTCCTCTTCGGTGTGGCACCCGGCCTTGTGACGAAGTACCTCAACAAGGTTCTCGGCGGCCAGGTAATCGGCGGAACCTATACCAAGCTGATAACACCACACGGAACATACAACGCCCTGCTGGTTACGGTAATACTGCTCTTCGGTCTCTCCGTGGCTGGCCTGATATACGTCTACGGAGCAAGGGCGAGGAAGATAGCGGTTACAGACACCTACCAGTCGGGTAACCCCGTTACGGAGGACTACAACCTCTCCATCAGGAAGAACTTCTACAGGCCGCTCGCGGAAGCACTCGACTTCTGGCTCAAGTACAGTTGGGACCGCTTCTATGAGAGGCTTGCCAGGCTCTTCGAGGACTTCGCCGACTGGCTCAGGGAGGGCTTCTACAACGGAAACGTCCAGAGCTACTCCTGGTATCTGGCAATAATACTCCTTATACTCGCGCTGTGGGGGGTGCTGTGA
- a CDS encoding proton-conducting transporter membrane subunit: MNVQYASLLIALPLISAFFVPLIKRAGEKGIKAYLVIITAIQAGIAGWVFNTVYTTGKPIIVMAGAWKPPVGIDLYIGHFAALFVLIVAVISFFTAVFSIWSMKVQPIDKYAMLLLLLMLGATGMIATGDIFNLFVFMEITSITAYALTAYNKTGEAAEASLKYMILGGIGSSFFLIGLTLIYGSLGTLNMAQIAQLAGNMNPMVAQVGLALIIFGLAVEAELFPLNAWAPDAYQAAPHAITVMFSAFVVKAGLYAIARLLYLMQAVESWHNVLKLLIAMATLTVVVAEFAALRQRDVKRMISYSSISQVGMIAFALALGTQAGVDAGVFHMINHAIVKALLFLGVGYVGVKLGGTAIEDFQGLGRRMPLTAFTLTVGSLAAVGIPLFNIFWSKIRILIAGVQAGYTWGVALILGASVVEAVYYLRFIHTMWFVGEGERVREGLAISLILLFLAALVIVIGVYPNYAWNLAQKAGSDIFNVGQYIKNVPLMGVGA; the protein is encoded by the coding sequence ATGAACGTTCAGTACGCTTCACTCCTCATAGCCCTGCCCCTCATCAGCGCGTTCTTTGTACCCCTCATTAAGAGGGCCGGTGAAAAGGGCATTAAAGCCTATTTGGTAATAATAACCGCCATCCAAGCAGGAATAGCCGGCTGGGTCTTCAACACGGTTTACACAACCGGCAAGCCCATTATAGTCATGGCCGGCGCATGGAAGCCGCCAGTCGGCATAGACCTATACATCGGCCACTTCGCGGCCCTCTTCGTGCTGATAGTTGCGGTGATAAGCTTCTTTACCGCCGTGTTCAGCATCTGGTCAATGAAGGTGCAGCCAATAGACAAGTACGCGATGCTCCTCCTCCTGCTGATGCTCGGAGCGACGGGAATGATAGCAACCGGCGATATCTTCAACCTCTTCGTCTTCATGGAGATAACGTCAATAACGGCCTACGCGCTCACTGCATACAACAAGACAGGGGAAGCGGCCGAGGCCTCGCTCAAGTACATGATCCTCGGAGGAATTGGCTCAAGCTTCTTCCTCATCGGCCTGACACTCATCTACGGCTCCCTCGGAACCCTCAACATGGCCCAGATAGCCCAGCTCGCTGGGAACATGAATCCCATGGTTGCACAGGTTGGTCTGGCCCTCATAATCTTCGGACTTGCAGTTGAGGCAGAGCTGTTCCCACTCAACGCCTGGGCACCGGATGCTTACCAGGCAGCACCGCACGCGATAACCGTCATGTTCTCGGCTTTCGTCGTCAAGGCGGGGCTCTACGCCATCGCAAGGCTCCTCTACCTCATGCAGGCTGTTGAAAGCTGGCACAACGTCCTAAAACTGCTCATTGCAATGGCCACCCTGACCGTCGTGGTGGCAGAATTCGCCGCATTGAGGCAGAGAGACGTCAAGAGGATGATATCCTACTCATCAATAAGCCAGGTTGGAATGATAGCCTTCGCCCTAGCCCTTGGAACTCAGGCAGGGGTTGATGCGGGAGTGTTCCATATGATAAACCACGCAATAGTCAAAGCCCTCCTGTTCCTCGGCGTCGGCTACGTTGGGGTAAAGCTCGGCGGAACGGCCATAGAGGACTTCCAGGGACTGGGGAGGAGGATGCCCCTGACCGCGTTCACGCTGACCGTCGGTTCGCTCGCCGCCGTCGGAATCCCGCTGTTCAACATATTCTGGAGTAAGATCAGGATACTCATAGCGGGCGTTCAGGCCGGTTACACTTGGGGTGTCGCACTGATCCTCGGCGCGAGCGTCGTGGAGGCGGTCTATTACCTCCGCTTCATACACACCATGTGGTTCGTTGGCGAGGGTGAGAGAGTGCGCGAGGGTTTGGCGATAAGCCTCATACTGCTCTTCCTCGCGGCGCTCGTGATAGTAATAGGCGTTTACCCGAACTACGCATGGAATCTAGCCCAAAAAGCGGGTAGCGACATCTTCAACGTCGGGCAGTACATCAAGAACGTTCCCTTAATGGGGGTGGGAGCATGA
- a CDS encoding NADH-quinone oxidoreductase subunit K — MISAYYFGAISLVLIGLYAVLVKKNVLKILIGLSIMESGVNLLLVSIGYISGRSAPILSEGIGPNQAVDPIPQALVLTAIVIGVATTALALSAAIILYEKYGTLNVEEIRRLRG; from the coding sequence ATGATTAGCGCATACTACTTCGGGGCCATCTCACTCGTGCTCATAGGCCTCTACGCTGTGCTCGTTAAGAAGAACGTACTCAAAATCCTCATCGGGTTGAGCATAATGGAGAGCGGCGTCAACCTCCTCCTGGTGAGCATTGGCTACATATCAGGAAGGAGCGCGCCAATCCTGAGCGAGGGGATCGGTCCAAACCAGGCAGTTGACCCGATTCCGCAGGCACTTGTCCTCACGGCAATCGTCATAGGCGTCGCGACCACTGCCCTCGCCCTCAGCGCGGCCATAATCCTGTATGAGAAATACGGAACTCTCAACGTTGAGGAAATAAGGAGGTTGAGAGGATGA
- a CDS encoding Na(+)/H(+) antiporter subunit B: MLKRALAIITLLIIGYWIAQGLAGVPFGQDRMLVGQYYLDHVKAQTGAINVVTAIVVNYRGFDTLGEVTVLFIASTGVGALLWRRKKERTAKTKGSIVLTTGTRLLVPFIIVFGAYIFIHGHLTPGGGFPGGATIATAFLLLYLAFTQYEIPHKAFEQTEGVAGMSYVLVGLIGLVLGSYFLYDWIWQQWHWGINNVGRLFSGGFIPIIYTLIAIKVGTELSGIIDNMLKEEVRE, from the coding sequence ATGCTCAAGCGCGCACTCGCGATAATCACCCTCCTGATAATCGGATACTGGATAGCTCAGGGACTTGCTGGAGTCCCCTTCGGCCAGGACAGAATGTTGGTGGGTCAGTATTACCTCGACCACGTTAAGGCACAGACCGGCGCGATCAACGTGGTTACAGCAATAGTCGTTAACTACCGTGGTTTCGATACGCTCGGTGAGGTTACGGTTCTGTTCATAGCCTCAACCGGCGTTGGAGCGCTTCTCTGGAGGAGAAAGAAGGAGAGGACAGCCAAAACTAAAGGCTCAATCGTCCTGACAACCGGAACGAGGCTTCTCGTGCCGTTCATAATAGTCTTCGGCGCCTACATATTCATCCACGGACACCTCACCCCGGGTGGAGGATTCCCGGGTGGAGCGACAATAGCAACCGCGTTCCTGCTTCTCTACCTGGCGTTCACCCAGTACGAGATACCACACAAGGCGTTCGAGCAGACAGAGGGAGTTGCGGGGATGAGCTACGTTTTAGTTGGCCTCATCGGTCTTGTTCTGGGTAGCTACTTCCTCTACGACTGGATATGGCAGCAGTGGCACTGGGGGATCAACAACGTAGGAAGACTCTTCAGCGGCGGATTCATACCGATAATCTACACCCTAATCGCCATAAAGGTCGGCACCGAGCTTAGCGGCATCATCGACAACATGCTCAAGGAGGAGGTGAGGGAATGA
- a CDS encoding DUF4040 domain-containing protein, which produces MNCIACIGYIIIGLMILSAILAVEWKDLLAAAVGMAAVSLFASLLFFILQAPDVAMTEAAIGAALSGAVFIFAIKRTQRYETEDEEKPGWWVRW; this is translated from the coding sequence ATGAACTGCATAGCCTGCATTGGGTACATAATCATCGGACTCATGATACTCTCGGCAATCTTGGCGGTCGAATGGAAGGATCTTTTAGCGGCGGCCGTGGGAATGGCAGCGGTAAGCCTGTTCGCGTCGCTGCTGTTCTTCATACTGCAGGCACCAGACGTTGCGATGACCGAAGCGGCGATAGGAGCGGCCCTCAGCGGGGCAGTGTTTATATTCGCAATAAAGAGAACCCAGCGCTACGAGACAGAGGATGAAGAAAAGCCTGGCTGGTGGGTGAGGTGGTGA
- the mnhG gene encoding monovalent cation/H(+) antiporter subunit G: MNVLSATGEVLVLMGTFFYFLSALGLIRMPDVYNRMQTSTKSATLGSLGVMVGTGLWAVGKGYSWAWIVQTLVVATFLLLTNPISAHALIRAAYKRGIPLWQGSVMDKYAEHLAKSSADEVEEAGETQNGGGEE; the protein is encoded by the coding sequence ATGAACGTACTCTCAGCCACAGGCGAGGTTCTAGTGCTCATGGGAACGTTCTTCTACTTCCTGTCGGCGCTGGGCCTCATCAGGATGCCGGATGTTTACAACAGGATGCAAACGTCAACGAAGAGCGCAACACTAGGAAGTCTTGGAGTCATGGTCGGAACCGGCCTCTGGGCCGTTGGAAAGGGCTATTCATGGGCATGGATTGTGCAGACCCTCGTGGTGGCAACCTTCCTCCTGCTGACCAATCCCATAAGCGCCCACGCGCTCATTAGAGCCGCGTACAAGAGAGGAATCCCCCTGTGGCAGGGAAGCGTTATGGACAAGTACGCGGAGCACCTCGCTAAATCTAGCGCGGATGAGGTCGAAGAAGCAGGAGAAACCCAGAACGGGGGTGGTGAGGAATGA